In Bacteroidota bacterium, one DNA window encodes the following:
- the rpoN gene encoding RNA polymerase factor sigma-54: MLSIQQKLTQTQRLTPQQIQYQKLLQLNNLALEQRIKEELELNPLLEEELDLKQVENDDDNIGEDESFEEDNEFTVEDYMNDEDYFDDPSYQDNREETFRPVAKARESFSEHILQQLYMLDISEDLTILGEEIIGNLDNDGYLGRGLDEILNDLETFQHVKVSPEDAESLLKTIQSFDPAGIASRDLRECLLAQLHTLSYDPYYSYLAEILLKEHYDWFLKKHYNKIRDAMKLSEDTFNSVIQLITRLNPKPGFGKIENYELNQITPDFILEEVDGGFRITLNDKSLPTVTLSKTYLEMFSENKAKRNTSEREKQTYKFLKEKFESARWFLACIEQRRDTMLKVMQSIAERQQDFFRRAAMKPLRYKDVAADINMDISTISRVVNGKFVQSRQGIHELKFFFSEGIMNDEGEEISNKEIRERIRHFVEAEDKTAPLSDDRLADLLKQDGLQVARRTVTKYRESLKIPVARFRKKL, encoded by the coding sequence ATGTTATCGATTCAACAAAAACTGACTCAAACCCAAAGGCTCACCCCGCAGCAAATTCAATATCAGAAATTGCTGCAATTGAACAACCTTGCCCTCGAACAACGAATTAAGGAAGAGCTCGAACTTAACCCCCTGCTCGAAGAGGAACTCGACCTCAAGCAAGTCGAAAATGACGATGACAACATCGGAGAGGATGAAAGTTTCGAGGAAGATAACGAGTTTACTGTAGAAGATTACATGAACGACGAGGATTACTTCGATGATCCTTCATATCAGGATAACAGGGAAGAAACATTCCGTCCCGTGGCAAAAGCGAGAGAATCGTTCTCGGAACACATTCTTCAGCAGCTCTATATGCTCGACATTTCCGAAGATCTTACCATTCTCGGTGAGGAAATAATCGGTAACCTCGACAACGACGGCTATCTCGGCAGAGGACTCGATGAAATACTGAACGATCTGGAGACATTTCAGCATGTAAAAGTCTCCCCCGAAGACGCTGAATCACTCCTGAAAACAATTCAGTCTTTCGATCCCGCAGGAATCGCCTCAAGAGACCTCCGCGAATGTCTCTTGGCGCAGCTTCATACTCTTTCCTATGATCCCTATTACTCGTATCTCGCTGAAATACTCCTGAAGGAGCACTATGACTGGTTTCTGAAAAAGCATTACAACAAGATCCGCGATGCGATGAAGCTAAGCGAGGATACATTTAATTCTGTAATTCAACTCATCACAAGACTGAACCCCAAACCGGGTTTTGGTAAGATCGAGAATTATGAACTGAATCAGATTACCCCCGATTTCATCCTCGAAGAAGTGGATGGGGGATTCAGAATTACGCTGAACGACAAGTCGCTTCCCACCGTCACCTTAAGCAAAACCTATCTCGAAATGTTCTCGGAGAACAAGGCGAAACGCAACACCAGTGAACGGGAAAAACAGACTTACAAATTTCTGAAGGAAAAATTCGAGTCAGCACGCTGGTTTCTCGCCTGCATAGAACAAAGAAGAGACACGATGCTCAAGGTGATGCAGTCAATTGCAGAACGGCAGCAGGACTTTTTCAGAAGAGCCGCAATGAAACCACTCCGTTACAAGGATGTGGCGGCAGACATTAATATGGATATCTCAACCATCAGCCGCGTCGTAAATGGAAAATTCGTTCAAAGCCGGCAGGGAATTCACGAACTGAAATTCTTCTTCTCCGAAGGAATAATGAACGATGAAGGAGAGGAAATTTCCAACAAGGAAATCAGGGAAAGAATACGACACTTCGTCGAAGCTGAAGACAAAACCGCCCCACTTAGCGACGACAGACTCGCCGACCTCCTGAAACAGGACGGGCTGCAGGTTGCCAGAAGAACGGTAACCAAATACCGCGAATCACTTAAAATACCGGTTGCCCGCTTCAGAAAAAAGCTATGA